Proteins from a genomic interval of Vanessa atalanta chromosome 28, ilVanAtal1.2, whole genome shotgun sequence:
- the LOC125074696 gene encoding eukaryotic peptide chain release factor subunit 1 isoform X1: MSEESSADRNVEIWKIKKLIKSLEMARGNGTSMISLIIPPKDQISRVSKMLADEFGTASNIKSRVNRLSVLGAITSVQHRLKLYTKVPPNGLVIYCGTIVTEEGKEKKVNIDFEPFKPINTSLYLCDNKFHTEALTALLADDNKFGFIVMDGNGALFGTLQGNTREVLHKFTVDLPKKHGRGGQSALRFARLRMEKRHNYVRKVAEVATQLFISADRPNVAGLILAGSADFKTELSQSDMFDPRLQTKIIKLVDVSYGGENGFNQAIELAAESLQNVKFIQEKKLIGRYFDEISQDTGKYCFGVDDTLRALELGAVETLICWENLDIQRYVLKSHATNQETILHLTPEQEKDKSHFTDKETGVELELVECQPLLEWLANNYKSFGATLEIITDKSQEGSQFVRGFGGIGGLLRYKVDFQSMQLDDEEIDNLYDIDDY; this comes from the exons ATGTCTGAGGAGTCGTCAGCAGATCGCAATGTCGAAATATGGAAGATCAAAAAGCTGATCAAGAGCTTGGAAATGGCGAGGGG TAATGGTACGTCGATGATATCGCTGATAATACCACCAAAAGATCAGATCTCTCGAGTATCGAAAATGTTGGCTGATGAATTCGGTACAGCTTCCAACATCAAGTCTCGAGTGAACCGTCTCTCCGTGCTCGGGGCCATCACGTCGGTACAGCATCGACTGAAATTATACACTAAAG TACCACCGAACGGCCTCGTCATCTACTGCGGTACCATCGTCACCGAAGAGGGCAAGGAGAAGAAGGTCAACATTGATTTTGAACCGTTCAAACCCATCAATACTTCACTCTATCTCTGTGATAATAAGTTCCACACGGAAGCCCTGACAGCGTTGCTGGCCGATGACAATAAATTCGGTTTCATCGTGATGGACGGTAACGGAGCCCTGTTCGGTACACTGCAGGGTAACACTAGAGAG GTCCTCCACAAGTTCACCGTGGATCTGCCAAAGAAGCACGGTCGTGGTGGTCAGTCTGCTCTTCGTTTCGCTCGTCTGCGTATGGAGAAGCGTCACAACTACGTGCGAAAGGTGGCGGAGGTGGCCACTCAGCTGTTCATCAGCGCTGACCGACCGAACGTCGCTGGGCTCATCCTGGCCGGTTCGGCAGACTTCAAGACTGAACTGAGTCAGTCGGATATGTTCGACCCG CGTCTCCAAACGAAAATCATCAAGCTGGTGGACGTATCATATGGCGGTGAGAATGGTTTCAACCAAGCTATAGAGTTGGCTGCTGAATCGTTGCAGAACGTCAAGTTCATCCAAGAGAAGAAACTCATTGGGAGATACTTTGATGAGATCTCACAG GATACTGGAAAGTATTGCTTCGGTGTGGATGACACGTTGCGGGCGCTCGAGCTGGGTGCCGTGGAGACGCTCATCTGCTGGGAAAATCTCGATATACAGAG ATATGTTTTGAAATCACACGCTACCAACCAAGAAACCATTCTGCATTTGACGCCCGAgcaggagaaggataagtcacATTTCACCGATAAAGAG ACCGGGGTGGAGCTGGAGCTGGTGGAGTGTCAGCCGCTGCTGGAGTGGCTCGCGAACAACTACAAGTCATTCGGTGCGACATTGGAGATCATTACAGACAAGAGTCAGGAGGGCAGTCAGTTTGTACGAGGATTCGGTGGAATTGGCG GTCTGCTGCGTTATAAGGTGGACTTCCAATCAATGCAGCTGGACGACGAGGAGATAGACAATTTGTACGACATTGATGATTATTAG
- the LOC125074696 gene encoding eukaryotic peptide chain release factor subunit 1 isoform X2 translates to MSEESSADRNVEIWKIKKLIKSLEMARGNGTSMISLIIPPKDQISRVSKMLADEFGTASNIKSRVNRLSVLGAITSVQHRLKLYTKVPPNGLVIYCGTIVTEEGKEKKVNIDFEPFKPINTSLYLCDNKFHTEALTALLADDNKFGFIVMDGNGALFGTLQGNTREVLHKFTVDLPKKHGRGGQSALRFARLRMEKRHNYVRKVAEVATQLFISADRPNVAGLILAGSADFKTELSQSDMFDPRLQTKIIKLVDVSYGGENGFNQAIELAAESLQNVKFIQEKKLIGRYFDEISQDTGKYCFGVDDTLRALELGAVETLICWENLDIQRYVLKSHATNQETILHLTPEQEKDKSHFTDKETGVELELVECQPLLEWLANNYKSFGATLEIITDKSQEGSQFVRGFGGIGGILRYKVDFQSLQLDEPLDDVDLDDY, encoded by the exons ATGTCTGAGGAGTCGTCAGCAGATCGCAATGTCGAAATATGGAAGATCAAAAAGCTGATCAAGAGCTTGGAAATGGCGAGGGG TAATGGTACGTCGATGATATCGCTGATAATACCACCAAAAGATCAGATCTCTCGAGTATCGAAAATGTTGGCTGATGAATTCGGTACAGCTTCCAACATCAAGTCTCGAGTGAACCGTCTCTCCGTGCTCGGGGCCATCACGTCGGTACAGCATCGACTGAAATTATACACTAAAG TACCACCGAACGGCCTCGTCATCTACTGCGGTACCATCGTCACCGAAGAGGGCAAGGAGAAGAAGGTCAACATTGATTTTGAACCGTTCAAACCCATCAATACTTCACTCTATCTCTGTGATAATAAGTTCCACACGGAAGCCCTGACAGCGTTGCTGGCCGATGACAATAAATTCGGTTTCATCGTGATGGACGGTAACGGAGCCCTGTTCGGTACACTGCAGGGTAACACTAGAGAG GTCCTCCACAAGTTCACCGTGGATCTGCCAAAGAAGCACGGTCGTGGTGGTCAGTCTGCTCTTCGTTTCGCTCGTCTGCGTATGGAGAAGCGTCACAACTACGTGCGAAAGGTGGCGGAGGTGGCCACTCAGCTGTTCATCAGCGCTGACCGACCGAACGTCGCTGGGCTCATCCTGGCCGGTTCGGCAGACTTCAAGACTGAACTGAGTCAGTCGGATATGTTCGACCCG CGTCTCCAAACGAAAATCATCAAGCTGGTGGACGTATCATATGGCGGTGAGAATGGTTTCAACCAAGCTATAGAGTTGGCTGCTGAATCGTTGCAGAACGTCAAGTTCATCCAAGAGAAGAAACTCATTGGGAGATACTTTGATGAGATCTCACAG GATACTGGAAAGTATTGCTTCGGTGTGGATGACACGTTGCGGGCGCTCGAGCTGGGTGCCGTGGAGACGCTCATCTGCTGGGAAAATCTCGATATACAGAG ATATGTTTTGAAATCACACGCTACCAACCAAGAAACCATTCTGCATTTGACGCCCGAgcaggagaaggataagtcacATTTCACCGATAAAGAG ACCGGGGTGGAGCTGGAGCTGGTGGAGTGTCAGCCGCTGCTGGAGTGGCTCGCGAACAACTACAAGTCATTCGGTGCGACATTGGAGATCATTACAGACAAGAGTCAGGAGGGCAGTCAGTTTGTACGAGGATTCGGTGGAATTGGCG GTATATTGCGGTACAAAGTGGACTTTCAATCGCTTCAGCTGGACGAACCGCTGGACGATGTAGACCTCGACGACTATTAG
- the LOC125074690 gene encoding uncharacterized protein LOC125074690, protein MSTTKFRFILRDLGVMRLWSAWTHKYIFSTVVRRCIRDRGVREVIQRFRHTILRPKRTLLLSATAAYKSHDGSFSCDQGISDGELQDLLLELDNAQNLVQMTLYCTRCGKRLAIDRKQAGVTYCGCKEPTAKKDSSEGWVPYMETDDVIIWRKEYKPGKGLYAYKVYGRYPEVAASDFAAVQIDGAYRRAWDSAVAALAVVQRDARGVPGQAVLHWEVLWPRLFANRDYVYIRRHKEFDITTKDKTKTPEALPTFEKNVLAKAKRKSLEGNAKEKTGDVQNKVYIIVSKSCEHPDVPETKHAIRVAEYWSHMVVKSVDGTEKPGMEFVLTYYDEPGVGGMPGGVAAWASSRAAPAYLQRMRRAAADYRAWAARRPAQDIPDFVPFGPDQVNNEQAVQIKEQDMESSKQGPEMENGVTTQDQGSQTEEYLIKNYCINSNAIKDDVDDKVNKVPAKREVSVQTNGGEDTSRSDKNSSGVQEGDSDKAPEEENNGGWWRYLYPFYYFV, encoded by the exons ATGTCTACGACAAAATTTAGATTCATATTGAGAGACTTGGGGGTGATGAGACTATGGAGTGCGTGGACGCATAAATACATATTCAGTACTGTTGTGAGAAGGTGTATACGTGATCGTGGTGTTCGAGAAGTGATTCAACGTTTCAGACACACGATATTACGTCCAAAACGGACGTTGTTGTTGTCCGCGACAGCGGCTTATAAAAGTCATGACGGTTCGTTTAGCTGCGATCAAGGGATATCGGACGGTGAATTACag GATTTATTACTGGAATTAGATAATGCCCAGAATCTCGTCCAGATGACGCTGTACTGCACGAGGTGCGGGAAGCGTCTCGCGATCGACAGGAAACAGGCTGGCGTAACATATTGTGG atgtaaAGAACCAACGGCGAAAAAGGACTCATCCGAGGGGTGGGTTCCGTATATGGAGACGGATGACGTCATCATATGGAGGAAGGAGTACAAACCAGGGAAAGGATTATACGCTTACaaag ttTACGGTCGTTATCCGGAAGTGGCGGCCAGTGATTTCGCAGCTGTGCAAATAGATGGCGCTTATCGTCGCGCGTGGGACTCGGCGGTCGCGGCTCTGGCTGTGGTGCAACGTGACGCCCGTGGCGTACCCGGACAAGCGGTGCTGCACTGGGAGGTGCTGTGGCCG CGACTGTTCGCGAACCGAGATTATGTTTACATAAGACGTCACAAGGAATTCGACATCACGACAAAAGATAAAACGAAAACGCCCGAAGCGTTACCGACGTTCGAGAAGAACGTGCTCGCGAAAGCGAAAAGGAAATCATTAGAGGGCAACGCGAAAGAAAAGACCGGAGATgtacaaaataaagtttatataatcgTATCGAAGTCGTGCGAACACCCTGACGTGCCGGAGACGAAGCACGCGATACGTGTTGCGGAGTACTGGAGCCACATGGTGGTCAAGAGCGTGGATGGTACTGAAAAG CCGGGCATGGAGTTCGTGCTGACGTACTACGACGAGCCGGGCGTGGGCGGCATGCCGGGCGGCGTGGCGGCGTGGGCCTCCagccgcgccgcgcccgcctaCCTGCAGCGCatgcgccgcgccgccgccgacTACCGCGCCTGGGCCGCGCGCCGCCCCGCGCAG GACATCCCAGACTTCGTACCTTTCGGTCCAGATCAAGTCAACAACGAGCAAGCTGTTCAAATCAAAGAGCAAGATATGGAG TCTTCAAAACAAGGACCGGAAATGGAGAATGGCGTTACAACTCAAGACCAGGGGTCGCAGACTGAAGAGTacctaataaaaaactattgtaTAAACAGCAACGCGATCAAAGATGATGTTGACGATAAAGTCAATAAAGTACCCGCGAAGCGTGAAGTCAGCGTTCAGACGAATGGGGGGGAGGATACGTCGAGGAGTGATAAG AATTCGTCAGGCGTGCAAGAGGGAGACAGCGACAAAGCACCCGAGGAAGAGAACAACGGTGGATGGTGGCGATACCTGTACCCGTTCTACTATTTCGTTTGA